The Mustela erminea isolate mMusErm1 chromosome 18, mMusErm1.Pri, whole genome shotgun sequence genome has a window encoding:
- the LOC116577948 gene encoding uncharacterized protein LOC116577948, which produces MSEGGSSASRPQLATESKTTAWIHLSASGAPPPRLRPPLPRPPLLDLRAWNFGACAWDGGKKDGSSELPRGRVGRGAFTNVYKSVEARFLLLEALEAAAAELTGCEEDEDPRGRGLQCSGEAAAKESPGKKACSPQERRRCPQTWRTWIPERRVEICLEVGSGSGVVSAFLASMTGPQALYMCSDINPEASACTLETAHSNKVHIQPVITDLLTGLLK; this is translated from the exons CCTGGATTCATCTCTCCGCCTCTGGCGCCCCGCCCCCACGGCTCCGCCCCCCCTTGCCCCGCCCTCCACTGCTGGACCTGCGCGCGTGGAATTTTGGCGCCTGCGCGTGGGACGGAGGGAAGAAAGATGGCAGCTCGGAGCTTCCCCGCGGGCGCGTGGGCCGAGGCGCCTTCACCAATGTGTACAAGTCCGTGGAGGCTAGGTTCCTGCTGCTGGAGGCGCTGGAGGCAGCAGCGGCTGAACTGACAGGATGCGAGGAGGACGAGGATCCCCGTGGGAGAGGGCTTCAGTGTTCTGGAGAGGCAGCGGCAAAGGAGAGCCCGGGAAAGAAGGCGTGCAGTCCGCAGGAGAGGAGGCGGTGTCCGCAGACTTGGCGAACATGGATACCAGAACGCCG agTGGAAATATGCCTTGAAGTAGGATCAGGGTCTGGAGTGGTATCTGCATTCCTAGCCTCTATGACAGGTCCTCAAGCGTTGTACAT gtGCTCTGATATCAACCCTGAAGCATCAGCTTGCACTCTGGAGACAGCACACTCTAACAAAGTCCACATTCAGCCAGTAATTACAGACTTG TTAACAGGCCTATTAAAATGA
- the LOC116577949 gene encoding putative POM121-like protein 1-like gives MAGTHCTPIPLPQFSLQAQEICCHPEGWERGGRPLHGASAGLILALGGDPTEAVHVHRGSCTRAHSSGSRFQSCVLATGPTLCSRPSATTWQLKESAASLVRYPQHLSLPDCCMGTSLNRPCPSPQPRALRDPHLPGGLVRPHRAPCGRRQLLAPRARPAVHAPGSTHRRSSKYPASWQPHSVLAAWRRYSMILATPRFLLGLLTSSCRWGCRLKVMLSAAGSQVSCRHRCESIVDTVTHCVLQKQVVTGLWPSAPRNVHEVSRGERMCRDPRESGKGRAQIETHRKDPKGAGAPQGAFRPLGVHGGLSSFVPRPGPLLRAVPRKKSSKDPYNKKSPSSHRSSCPTRNAITSSYSSTRGCYPVQRRRGLATSPAPRPPRSPKKVSQESPLCPARVPALCQKNHQLEKDADNTTRQKAAQRNCSSPADCSRPRKRKFPLLPHRRGEPLRLPSPPELGFRVTAEDLDREKTAALQRIQDALRGDTEATCSCGPTCPSSALALPSAVAAPLPASDSHVTFVDCSRSSQPLLLGSHPGCSESNFASTQALSMQSRDNKASVTVPTGLPALPGRSGNPGSTGQAPFGAVGGQWPGASPFHSSPPHGQPAAQAPNPLQSLSTAVVQLSLGSDTQAGYAVPLPASASRGTRASAQPGSATSLAVLAPGAAAAPGLTAVTQLPGAMSHAGTISQQPHPPGGSTMPARISMGLSTAPPGLGRGDDADLCSSFGALNITAGTSRAPRGPQGSRASLGPNTGGRPRQSTLSGTAGASTTNQPVSGAPSAPSFSHIPRHLTKKTKKSSRSDGCSTSSKAACRDGSILASPPSGPTSLVSKAQSSLATKNPSSPAQHLIKCKRAAPCNKPSSATSQPIAAAPGLAAVPQVPGAVSHAGPNSQQPGPQAGNTMLAPISMGLSAAPPGLGRGEDVADLCSSFGALSIAAGTSRAPSGPQGSRASLGPNTGGRPRQNTLSGTAGAGTTNQPMSGAPSAPSFSHIPRHLTKKTKKSSRSDGCSTSSKATCRGVLTFPPSGPTSLVSKAQSSLATKNPSSPAQHRRGRKRSAPCNKPFSSTSQPTSLGPKRQRLC, from the coding sequence ATGGCTGGCACCCACTGCACCCCCATTCCCCTTCCTCAGTTCAGCCTTCAAGCCCAAGAGATCTGTTGCCATCCCGAGGGCTGGGAACGAGGGGGTCGACCCCTCCACGGCGCCTCTGCAGGCCTGATTCTTGCACTGGGTGGCGACCCAACAGAAGCTGTGCACGTGCACAGGGGTTCCTGCACGCGCGCTCACTCCTCAGGTTCCAGGTTCCAAAGCTGTGTCCTGGCAACaggccccacattgtgctctagGCCTTCGGCCACGACTTGGCAGCTGAAGGAGAGCGCTGCGAGCCTAGTTCGCTATCCCCAGCATCTGAGCTTACCAGACTGCTGTATGGGCACCTCCTTGAACAggccatgcccctccccccagccccgggcTCTGCGGGATCCGCACCTGCCAGGAGGGCTCGTCCGCCCCCACCGGGCTCCCTGTGGCCGCAGACAACTCTTGGCGCCCAGGGCTCGCCCAGCGGTCCATGCCCCGGGGTCCACTCACAGGCGGTCCTCCAAGTACCCCGCAAGCTGGCAACCGCACTCAGTCCTAGCAGCTTGGAGAAGGTACTCCATGATCCTGGCGACCCCGCGCTTTCTTCTGGGgctcctcacctcctcctgcAGGTGGGGCTGCCGGCTGAAGGTGATGCTATCGGCTGCTGGATCGCAGGTGTCCTGCCGCCACCGCTGCGAGTCCATCGTGGACACGGTCACCCACTGTGTGCTGCAGAAGCAGGTCGTCACCGGGCTGTGGCCCTCAGCACCCAGGAATGTCCACGAAGTCTCCAGAGGGGAGAGGATGTGCAGAGACCCCAGAGAGAGCGGCAAAGGGAGGGCCCAGATAGAGACTCACAGAAAAGACCCTAAAGGTGCTGGGGCCCCACAGGGGGCATTTAGGCCCCTGGGGGTCCATGGAGGgctctcttcctttgtgcccaggcctgggcctctgcTGAGAGCCGTCCCCAGGAAAAAGAGCTCAAAAGACCCATACAATAAGAAGTCCCCCAGCTCCCATAGGAGCTCCTGCCCCACTCGAAATGCCATTACCAGTTCTTACAGTTCCACCAGGGGCTGCTACCCGGTGCAGAGGAGGAGGGGTCTGGCCACAAGTCCGGCCCCGCGGCCCCCGAGGTCCCCCAAAAAAGTCAGCCAAGAGAGCCCTTTGTGTCCTGCCAGAGTGCCTGCACTTTGCCAGAAGAACCACCAGCTGGAAAAGGATGCCGATAACACCACCAGGCAGAAGGCAGCGCAGAGGAACTGCTCATCCCCAGCTGACTGTTCCAGGCCCCGAAAACGCAAGTTTCCACTGCTGCCACACAGGCGAGGGGAGCCTCTGAGGCTGCCGTCACCCCCTGAGCTGGGGTTTCGAGTGACTGCTGAGGACCTGGATCGGGAAAAGACAGCTGCTCTCCAGCGCATCCAAGATGCTCTTCGAGGGGACACAGAGGCCACCTGCAGCTGTGGCCCAACTTGCCCATCCAGTGCCTTGGCCCTGCCTAGTGCAGTGGCTgctcccctgccagcctctgaCTCCCATGTCACCTTTGTGGACTGCTCCCGttcttcccagcctctcctcttGGGGTCTCACCCTGGCTGCAGTGAGAGCAACTTTGCATCTACCCAGGCCCTCTCAATGCAGTCCAGGGACAACAAGGCCTCAGTCACAGTCCCCACAGGGCTGCCTGCGCTGCCTGGGAGGAGTGGCAACCCGGGATCTACTGGCCAGGCCCCATTCGGGGCTGTTGGTGGGCAGTGGCCCGGAGCCAGCCCCTTTCACAGCTCTCCCCCGCATGGACAGCCGGCAGCTCAGGCTCCAAACCCTCTCCAGTCCCTGAGTACAGCAGTAGTCCAGCTGTCCTTGGGTAGTGACACCCAGGCAGGTTATGCGGTTCCCTTACCTGCATCTGCCTCCCGGGGCACCCGTGCCAGTGCCCAGCCAGGTTCGGCTACCTCTCTTGCTGTACTTGCCCCTGGCGCAGCCGCTGCCCCTGGCTTGACAGCTGTCACCCAGCTGCCCGGTGCCATGTCCCATGCTGGGACCATTAGccagcagccccaccccccaggaggCAGCACAATGCCGGCCCGCATCAGCATGGGGCTTTCCACAGCACCCCCaggtttggggagaggagatgatgcAGATCTGTGCTCCAGCTTTGGGGCTCTCAACATCACAGCAGGAACGAGCAGGGCCCCAAGAGGCCcacagggctccagggcaagcctgggccccAACACAGGGGGCCGCCCACGCCAGAGCACCCTGTCGGGAACCGCTGGAGCCAGCACAACAAACCAGCCTGTGTCCGGAGCCCCGAGTGCCCCTAGCTTcagtcacatccccaggcaccTGACCAAGAAGACCAAGAAGAGCTCCAGATCAGATGGCTGCAGCACTTCCAGCAAGGCCGCCTGCAGGGACGGGAgcatcctggcctctcctcctagtgGCCCCACCTCCCTGGTCAGCAAGGCCCAGAGCAGCCTTGCCACCAAGAacccctcatcccctgcccagcACTTGATTAAGTGCAAAAGAGCTGCACCGTGTAACAAGCCATCTTCCGCCACATCACAGCCCATTGCCGCTGCCCCTGGATTGGCAGCTGTCCCCCAGGTGCCGGGtgctgtgtcccatgctgggcccaacagccagcagCCCGGCCCCCAAGCTGGCAACACAATGCTggcccccatcagcatggggctttcCGCAGCACCTCCaggtttggggagaggagaagatgTTGCAGATCTGTGCTCCAGTTTTGGGGCTCTGAGCATTGCAGCAGGAACGAGCAGGGCCCCAAGCGGCCcacagggctccagggcaagcctgggccccAACACAGGGGGCCGTCCACGCCAGAACACCCTGTCGGGGACTGCTGGAGCCGGCACGACGAACCAGCCTAtgtcgggagccccgagtgcCCCTAGCTTcagtcacatccccaggcaccTGACCAAGAAGACCAAGAAGAGCTCCAGATCAGATGGCTGCAGCACTTCCAGCAAGGCCACCTGCAGGGGCGTCCTGACCTTTCCTCCTAGTGGCCCCACCTCCCTGGTCAGCAAGGCCCAGAGCAGCCTTGCCACCAAGAacccctcatcccctgcccagcACCGGAGAGGACGCAAAAGATCGGCACCGTGCAATAAGCCATTTTCCTCCACATCACAGCCCACTTCCTTGGGGCCCAAGAGGCAGAGGCTCTGCTGA